One part of the Streptomyces sp. AM 2-1-1 genome encodes these proteins:
- a CDS encoding PTS glucose transporter subunit IIA, which translates to MTHVTSPLSGQAIGLAAVPDPVFSGAMVGPGTAIDPDRVPGEALSPVAGVVVSLHPHAFVVVDGEGHGVLTHLGIDTVQLNGEGFELLINKGDSVERGQAIVRWNPADVEAKGKSPICPVVALEATAEALSDVQESAPVEAGGALFDWR; encoded by the coding sequence ATGACCCATGTGACGTCCCCCCTCAGTGGCCAGGCCATCGGCCTGGCGGCGGTCCCCGACCCGGTCTTCTCCGGCGCGATGGTGGGGCCCGGTACGGCCATCGATCCCGACCGGGTGCCGGGCGAGGCCCTCTCGCCGGTCGCCGGCGTGGTGGTCTCCCTGCATCCGCACGCGTTCGTGGTGGTCGACGGCGAGGGACACGGTGTACTGACGCACCTGGGGATCGACACCGTCCAGCTCAACGGCGAGGGGTTCGAGCTCCTCATCAACAAGGGGGACTCCGTCGAGCGCGGGCAGGCCATCGTGCGGTGGAACCCGGCCGACGTCGAGGCGAAGGGGAAGTCGCCCATCTGTCCCGTCGTGGCTCTGGAGGCGACGGCCGAGGCGCTCTCGGACGTCCAGGAGTCGGCGCCGGTGGAAGCGGGAGGCGCCCTCTTCGACTGGAGGTGA
- the ptsP gene encoding phosphoenolpyruvate--protein phosphotransferase: METTLRGVGVSHGVAIGEVRHMGTAVLEPPVRQIPPEETDREQGRARQAVEAVAADLVARGNLAGGEAQGVLEAQAMMARDPELMTDVERRIAEGSTAERGLYDAFAAYRALLANAGEYLAGRVADLDDVRNRIVARLLGVPMPGVPDSDRPYVLIARDLAPADTALLDPALVLGFVTEEGGPTSHSAILARALGVPAVVALPGAGELAEGVVVAVDGGTGEVFVDPSAEKRAAMEESAAAREAALAASTGPGATADGHPMPLLANIGGPGDLPAAMRAGAEGIGLFRTEFLFLDDSARAPSEEKQVAAYRTVLEAFPQGRVVVRVLDAGADKPLAFLTPADEPNPALGVRGLRSLLDHPEVLRGQLTSLARAAQGLSVQLEVMAPMVADRTDAKNFADACREAGLRAKIGAMVEIPSAALRARSVLQEVEFLSLGTNDLAQYTFAADRQVGAVSRLQDPWQPALLDLVAMSADGARAEGKTCGVCGEAAADPLLACVLTGLGVTSLSMGAASLPHVRATLARYTLAQCERAAAAARAADSAEDARSAARAVLEGA, from the coding sequence ATGGAGACAACGCTGCGAGGCGTCGGTGTGAGTCACGGGGTGGCCATCGGCGAAGTACGGCACATGGGCACGGCGGTTCTGGAACCGCCGGTCCGGCAGATTCCGCCGGAGGAGACGGACCGGGAGCAGGGGCGTGCCCGCCAGGCCGTGGAAGCCGTCGCGGCCGACCTGGTCGCACGCGGGAACCTTGCCGGCGGCGAGGCGCAAGGGGTGCTGGAAGCCCAGGCCATGATGGCGCGGGACCCCGAGCTGATGACCGACGTGGAGCGCCGCATCGCGGAGGGGAGCACCGCCGAGCGCGGTCTCTACGACGCCTTCGCCGCGTACCGCGCGCTCCTCGCGAACGCCGGGGAGTACCTCGCGGGACGCGTCGCCGACCTCGACGACGTACGGAACCGGATCGTGGCCCGGCTGCTCGGAGTTCCGATGCCGGGTGTGCCGGACAGTGACAGGCCGTACGTGCTCATCGCGCGGGATCTCGCGCCGGCGGACACCGCGCTCCTCGATCCGGCCCTGGTCCTCGGTTTCGTCACCGAGGAGGGCGGCCCGACCAGCCACAGCGCGATCCTCGCGCGGGCGCTCGGGGTGCCCGCCGTCGTCGCGCTGCCCGGGGCCGGTGAGCTGGCCGAGGGCGTGGTGGTGGCGGTCGACGGCGGGACCGGTGAGGTGTTCGTCGATCCCAGCGCGGAGAAGCGCGCCGCGATGGAGGAGTCCGCCGCCGCGCGCGAGGCGGCGCTCGCCGCCTCGACCGGACCGGGTGCCACGGCGGACGGGCACCCGATGCCGCTGCTGGCCAACATCGGCGGTCCCGGTGACCTGCCGGCGGCGATGCGGGCGGGCGCGGAGGGCATCGGGCTCTTCCGTACGGAGTTCCTCTTCCTGGACGACAGCGCGCGGGCTCCCTCCGAGGAGAAGCAGGTGGCGGCGTACCGCACTGTGCTGGAGGCGTTTCCGCAGGGACGGGTCGTCGTCCGGGTGCTGGACGCCGGGGCGGACAAGCCGCTGGCCTTCCTCACCCCCGCCGACGAGCCGAACCCGGCGCTCGGGGTGCGGGGGCTGCGGAGTCTGCTGGACCACCCCGAGGTCCTGCGCGGTCAGCTGACCTCGCTGGCCAGGGCCGCCCAGGGGCTGTCGGTCCAGTTGGAGGTGATGGCACCGATGGTCGCCGACCGGACGGACGCGAAGAACTTCGCCGACGCCTGCCGCGAGGCGGGGCTGCGGGCGAAGATCGGGGCGATGGTGGAGATCCCGTCCGCCGCGTTGCGGGCCCGATCGGTGCTGCAGGAGGTGGAGTTCCTCTCGCTGGGCACCAACGACCTGGCGCAGTACACCTTCGCGGCCGACCGGCAGGTGGGTGCGGTGTCCCGGCTGCAGGACCCGTGGCAGCCGGCGCTGCTGGATCTGGTGGCCATGTCGGCGGACGGCGCGCGGGCCGAGGGCAAGACCTGCGGCGTATGCGGAGAGGCCGCGGCCGATCCGCTGCTCGCCTGTGTGCTGACCGGGCTGGGGGTCACCTCCCTCTCGATGGGTGCGGCCTCGCTCCCCCACGTACGGGCGACGCTCGCGCGGTACACGCTGGCGCAGTGCGAACGGGCCGCGGCGGCGGCCCGCGCCGCGGACTCCGCCGAGGACGCGCGGAGCGCGGCGCGGGCGGTGCTGGAGGGCGCGTAG